The window CGGGGCGGCCGGCCGGATCACACCGATTGACCGGATCGAGCACAACTTTAGAACGAATCCAATGTAGGATGGCTTCCTGACCACGCAGGAGGCCTCCTCATGTACGAGCCGATCCGCAGCAAGCCGGTCGTCCACCGCATGGACGGCGGCCGCACCGACTACCCGCACAGCAGCCGCGGCGAGGCGCTGGACATCCAGCTCGCCGGGCACCTCTCGGCGCTGCTCGCCGTCACCGACGACCTCGGGCTCGACGAGGCCGGCGACCGGATCGCCGAACAGATCACCCGCCTGCGCGGCGCCCGACCCGCCCGACTGCGCGGGCCGCGGGCGGAGAACACCGCCGCGCTCCACCAGCGGGCGCACGACCACGCCGCCCGCGCCCTGCTCGTCGCCGCGTCCCGCGCCGACACCACCGCCGCGATCCTCGCCGCCGAGCGGATGGACGCGCAC of the Streptomyces sp. NBC_01426 genome contains:
- a CDS encoding SCO4983 family protein translates to MYEPIRSKPVVHRMDGGRTDYPHSSRGEALDIQLAGHLSALLAVTDDLGLDEAGDRIAEQITRLRGARPARLRGPRAENTAALHQRAHDHAARALLVAASRADTTAAILAAERMDAHAAALRSADADLAGAH